In Peptostreptococcaceae bacterium, one DNA window encodes the following:
- a CDS encoding flavodoxin domain-containing protein — MKTLIVCASKHGATEMAAKKLVEKLDGSVDCVNLKKNQPKSIDGYERVIFGTSIYAGKVHKELVRYVAENEAQLANKKYAFFVCCGFEAKAETYLRENFSDELIDNAIFVKYFGQEIVLRKMEFMERTIFKAVSKSSEDIHDIREKEIEETAEILNGM, encoded by the coding sequence ATGAAGACATTAATCGTTTGCGCTTCAAAGCATGGAGCAACAGAAATGGCGGCTAAAAAGCTTGTGGAAAAACTGGATGGAAGCGTTGATTGTGTCAATCTTAAAAAGAATCAGCCAAAATCCATAGACGGGTATGAAAGGGTCATATTTGGTACTTCGATTTATGCCGGCAAGGTGCACAAGGAGCTTGTGCGCTATGTTGCTGAAAATGAAGCGCAACTCGCGAACAAGAAATATGCTTTTTTCGTGTGCTGCGGATTTGAAGCCAAGGCCGAGACATATCTGAGGGAAAACTTTTCAGATGAGCTGATTGACAATGCAATCTTCGTAAAATACTTTGGGCAGGAAATAGTATTGCGCAAAATGGAATTTATGGAGAGAACAATATTCAAGGCAGTTTCGAAATCGAGTGAGGACATTCATGACATAAGGGAGAAAGAGATTGAGGAAACCGCCGAAATTTTAAATGGCATGTGA